One Thunnus albacares chromosome 12, fThuAlb1.1, whole genome shotgun sequence genomic region harbors:
- the LOC122994486 gene encoding immunoglobulin lambda-1 light chain-like produces the protein MLFLPAAALCCLCSALVAMAADLIQDDLTLTKKAGETVSFSCGGTNQCDRDNVYWLQKKDTETFTVILHIDKSNCKIDKGYNHPQRDDFLAVKKPKGCELKIQKVQLSHSATYYCACYKTADDYLIFGSGTKLFVTDKQVVKPVVSVYPAASRTHLEGKSSLLCLASAMSPPLVQFSWKRQNKNGRLEDLPPAEGEQLELREQKHTASILLLHQQEKSTYKYRCYVKHEGGTVRAQTEQDISTLHSPTSASTAAPPATPTPAPSADPPADPPAAPPAALVPSQYQVKLLCVLYTVLIVKSLVYCCGLSLLMILRNKGPSTNCTHAD, from the exons atgcttttcctcccagctgctgctctgtgctgtctgtgttcag cgctggttgccatggcagcagacCTGATTCAGGATGATTTAACATTGACCAAGAAAGCTGGTGAAACAGTCTCCTTCAGCTGTGGAGGAACTAACCAGTGTGACAGGGATAATGTATACTGGCTccagaagaaagacacagaaacattcacagtgATTCTACATATTGACAAGAGTAACTGTAAAATAGATAAAGGGTACAATCATCCTCAGAGAGATGATTTCTTAGCTGTAAAAAAACCGAAAGGCTGTGAGTTGAAGATCCAGAAAGTTCAACTCTCACATTCAGCCACCTACTACTGCGCCTGTTATAAAACTG CTGATGACTACCTCATCTTTGGCTCTGGCACTAAACTGTTTGTAACAG ATAAGCAGGTAGTGAAGCCCGTGGTGAGCGTGTACCCAGCAGCATCCAGAACCCACCTTGAGGGGAAGAgctccctgctgtgtctggcctcagccatgtctcctcctctggtccagttctcctggaaaagacagaaTAAGAACGGCCGGCTGGAGGATCTGCCCCCTGCTgagggagagcagctggagctcagagagcagaaacacaccGCCTCCATCCTGCTGCTCCATCAGCAAGAGAAGAGCACATATAAATACCGCTGCTATGTCAAGCACGAAGGGGGCACAGTGAGggcccaaacagaacaag atatTTCTACTCTTCATTCACCAACATCAGCTTCAACTGCAGCTCCACCAGCAACTCCAACACCAGCTCCATCAGCAGATCCACCAGCAGATCCACCAGCAGCTCCACCAGCAGCTCTTGTCCCGTCTCAGTAccaggtgaagctgctctgtgtgctgtacacagtgctgatagtgaagagtctggtgtactgctgtggactctctctgctgatgatcctcagaaacaagggaccgtccaccaactgcacacatgctgactga